From one Catenuloplanes nepalensis genomic stretch:
- a CDS encoding ribonuclease Z, whose product MSARELVVLGTASQVPTRHRNHNGYLLRWDDQGILFDPGEGTQRQMQGAGVSAGGITRVCVTHFHGDHCLGLPGVIQRLSLDRVPHPVPVHFPAGGAEYFNRLRYASSFYETATVLPAPVTDGWSADLGAFTLTARRLVHSVEACGYQLVEPDSRRIVPELLAAHGVTGPAVGVLQRTGRLDLGDGRDVTLGQVSAPRPGQRFAFVMDTGLCDAVFALADRADLLCIEATFLNEDAALAAEVGHLTAAQAARVARECGVRRLVLTHFSQRYGQDEYEPDGRYLTEARAEFGGEIVLARDLMRVDVPPRVRVDA is encoded by the coding sequence GTGAGCGCACGCGAACTGGTCGTCCTCGGCACAGCCAGTCAGGTCCCGACCCGGCACCGAAACCACAACGGTTACCTGCTCCGCTGGGACGACCAGGGGATTCTCTTCGACCCCGGTGAGGGCACCCAGCGGCAGATGCAGGGCGCCGGCGTCTCGGCCGGCGGCATCACCCGCGTCTGCGTCACCCACTTCCACGGCGACCACTGCCTCGGCCTGCCCGGCGTGATCCAGCGGCTCTCGCTCGACCGGGTGCCGCACCCGGTTCCGGTGCACTTCCCGGCCGGTGGCGCCGAATACTTCAACCGTCTGCGGTACGCAAGCTCGTTCTACGAGACCGCGACCGTGCTGCCGGCCCCGGTGACCGACGGCTGGAGCGCGGATCTCGGCGCGTTCACGCTGACCGCCCGCCGCCTCGTGCACTCCGTGGAGGCCTGCGGCTATCAGCTCGTCGAGCCGGACTCCCGGCGGATCGTGCCGGAACTGCTCGCCGCGCACGGCGTCACCGGCCCGGCCGTCGGCGTGCTGCAGCGAACCGGCCGCCTCGATCTCGGCGACGGCCGCGACGTCACGCTCGGCCAGGTCAGCGCGCCGCGCCCGGGCCAGCGATTCGCGTTCGTGATGGACACCGGGCTCTGCGACGCGGTCTTCGCCCTGGCCGACCGCGCGGACCTGCTGTGCATCGAGGCCACGTTCCTGAACGAGGACGCCGCGCTCGCCGCCGAGGTCGGGCACCTCACGGCCGCGCAGGCCGCCCGGGTGGCCCGCGAGTGCGGCGTCCGCCGGCTGGTGCTCACCCACTTCTCCCAGCGGTACGGCCAGGACGAGTACGAGCCGGACGGCCGCTACCTGACCGAGGCGCGGGCCGAGTTCGGCGGCGAGATCGTGCTCGCCCGGGACCTCATGCGGGTGGACGTGCCGCCACGTGTGAGGGTGGACGCATGA
- a CDS encoding SGNH/GDSL hydrolase family protein: protein MTPEARQIGRTAAMTLLAGTVSGAALLAGEIVAARSRRYAKPSMGLGLRTSMGPAAAPSLRLVLLGDSSALGVGVEFLADTVGGHLGRLLSEGAAGHGERHVHLSSVGVAGSRSTDLATQVARALLGERPDVAVILIGANDATSLRRPAEAAAHLSAAVRRLRGAGVEVVVGTCPDLGAVRALAPPLRQIVGMLGRQMAHAQATAVREAGGTVVDLAVETGAVFRADSGTLCYDGYHPSADGYRVWAHALLPAVSQAASMPNPRTQ from the coding sequence ATGACTCCGGAGGCTCGCCAGATCGGCCGGACCGCAGCCATGACGCTGCTCGCCGGCACGGTGAGCGGCGCCGCGCTGCTCGCCGGCGAGATCGTCGCCGCGCGTAGTCGCCGCTACGCCAAACCGTCCATGGGCCTGGGGCTGCGCACCTCGATGGGGCCGGCCGCCGCCCCGTCTCTGCGCCTGGTGCTGCTCGGCGACTCCAGCGCGCTCGGCGTGGGCGTCGAGTTCCTGGCCGATACGGTCGGCGGCCACCTGGGCCGGCTGCTCTCCGAGGGCGCGGCCGGCCACGGCGAGCGCCACGTGCACCTGTCCAGCGTCGGCGTGGCCGGCTCCCGCTCGACCGACCTGGCCACTCAGGTGGCCCGCGCGCTGCTCGGCGAGCGGCCGGACGTGGCCGTGATCCTGATCGGCGCGAACGACGCCACCTCGCTGCGCCGCCCGGCCGAGGCCGCCGCCCACCTGAGCGCGGCCGTCCGACGGCTGCGCGGCGCGGGTGTCGAGGTCGTCGTCGGCACCTGCCCCGACCTCGGCGCGGTTCGCGCGCTGGCCCCGCCGCTGCGGCAGATCGTCGGCATGCTCGGCCGGCAGATGGCGCATGCGCAGGCCACGGCCGTGCGCGAGGCCGGCGGCACGGTCGTCGACCTGGCCGTCGAGACCGGCGCGGTGTTCCGCGCCGACTCCGGGACGCTGTGCTACGACGGTTACCACCCGTCCGCGGACGGCTATCGGGTGTGGGCGCACGCGCTGCTGCCCGCGGTCTCGCAGGCCGCGTCGATGCCGAATCCGCGGACCCAGTGA
- a CDS encoding ANTAR domain-containing protein, which translates to MPRNSRTKVLLMNRFKVTESTAYEVIRRLAMDLKISRDRVAAILRGGIEVEALQESVQHLITFEPGGWAIIHPRSCRAATAPCGLGAVAARTLPRALVAELLPDEGTFEVALNDVGDRVLIGDLIGESSLAPAEENLIGHLARTFVFAGHYCGPGELAPESRWVGSCHCGFVRFSCEVLLDEISGFRAAAAAEVTNR; encoded by the coding sequence ATGCCGAGGAATAGCCGAACCAAGGTTCTGTTGATGAACCGGTTCAAGGTGACCGAGTCCACCGCGTACGAGGTCATCCGGCGCCTCGCGATGGACCTCAAGATCAGTCGGGACCGCGTCGCGGCGATCCTGCGCGGCGGCATCGAGGTCGAGGCGCTACAGGAGTCCGTGCAGCACCTCATCACGTTCGAGCCTGGCGGGTGGGCGATCATCCACCCGCGCTCGTGCCGCGCCGCCACCGCCCCGTGCGGGCTCGGGGCGGTGGCCGCACGCACTCTCCCCCGGGCGCTGGTCGCGGAACTGCTGCCTGACGAGGGCACGTTCGAGGTGGCGCTCAACGACGTCGGGGACCGGGTGCTGATCGGTGACCTGATCGGCGAGTCGAGCCTAGCGCCGGCCGAGGAAAACCTGATCGGCCACCTCGCCCGGACGTTCGTGTTCGCCGGGCACTACTGCGGGCCGGGCGAGCTGGCACCGGAGTCCCGCTGGGTCGGCTCGTGCCATTGCGGGTTCGTCCGGTTCTCGTGCGAGGTGCTGCTCGACGAGATCAGCGGTTTCCGCGCGGCCGCGGCCGCCGAGGTGACGAACCGATGA
- a CDS encoding YkvA family protein: MANNLRRVAAFKALWQALTASRKGGPSIGQRIAAVPRMIKSIVKGEYDGGKSLLLMAGALAYLVSPIDLVPEAMLLLLGLADDAVVITWLAGSVLSETQRFIEWEKDKDRILIGKAH; the protein is encoded by the coding sequence ATGGCGAACAATCTGCGGCGTGTGGCGGCCTTCAAGGCCCTATGGCAGGCGTTGACGGCGAGCCGGAAGGGTGGCCCGTCGATCGGGCAGCGGATCGCGGCCGTACCGCGAATGATCAAGTCAATCGTCAAGGGTGAGTACGATGGCGGCAAGTCACTGCTGCTGATGGCGGGTGCGCTGGCCTACCTGGTGTCCCCGATCGACCTGGTGCCGGAGGCGATGCTGCTGCTGCTCGGCCTCGCGGACGACGCCGTGGTCATCACGTGGCTGGCCGGGTCCGTGCTCTCCGAGACGCAGCGCTTCATCGAGTGGGAGAAGGACAAGGACCGCATCCTGATCGGGAAGGCGCACTAA
- a CDS encoding AAA family ATPase, producing the protein MTTPIRSRKPTGAVPWPLILIEGAEKAGKSWAAAELSASGRVGQTYWIDLSEGGADEYGAVPGARYEVIEHNGTWADFTGQVLAVRAEAARAAAAGEPPVVLVIDSMTAEWELLKGMADAKARARLARKGKQLAADEEPKITTDLWNEVNSKHRKLMTSLMTFPGIVVMTARGKEVASLDAAGRPIEGSKEYKVEGQKGLPFDASVWLRVSREHPPLVIGARSVHAGVRPGVDRPRPAPDLTLERVVFDILRCDPRTAHVRDLVELSTAAEEPAAEARPAPDPNALRDWALRPGRPAEEIAKYHGRLVSEHPAVAEHLVPNERGEREQLGALLERLVRRAADEAQRQRMLALLAEAEITDRHERLAYVADAIGRSVTSADELTTDEIAAVCTRVAAYIEQSNPEGMAA; encoded by the coding sequence ATGACCACCCCGATCCGCTCCCGCAAGCCCACGGGCGCCGTCCCCTGGCCGCTGATCCTCATCGAGGGCGCCGAGAAGGCGGGCAAGTCCTGGGCCGCGGCGGAGCTGTCCGCCTCGGGCCGGGTTGGGCAGACCTACTGGATCGACCTGTCCGAGGGCGGCGCGGACGAGTACGGCGCGGTGCCGGGCGCCCGGTACGAGGTGATCGAGCACAACGGCACCTGGGCGGACTTCACGGGCCAGGTGCTCGCGGTCCGGGCCGAGGCCGCTCGCGCAGCCGCCGCCGGTGAGCCGCCGGTCGTGCTGGTCATCGACTCCATGACCGCGGAGTGGGAGCTGCTCAAGGGCATGGCCGACGCCAAGGCCCGTGCCCGCCTCGCCCGCAAGGGCAAGCAGCTCGCCGCCGACGAGGAACCGAAGATCACCACGGACCTGTGGAATGAGGTCAACAGCAAGCACCGCAAGCTCATGACCTCGCTGATGACCTTCCCGGGAATCGTCGTGATGACCGCGCGCGGTAAGGAGGTTGCGTCGCTCGACGCCGCCGGGCGGCCGATCGAGGGCTCCAAGGAGTACAAGGTCGAGGGGCAGAAAGGGCTCCCGTTCGACGCGTCGGTGTGGTTACGCGTCTCGCGCGAGCACCCGCCGCTCGTCATCGGCGCCCGCTCCGTGCACGCCGGCGTCCGGCCCGGCGTCGACCGGCCGCGCCCGGCACCTGACCTGACCTTGGAACGGGTCGTCTTCGACATCCTCCGCTGCGACCCGCGCACCGCGCACGTCCGGGACCTTGTCGAGCTATCCACGGCGGCCGAGGAACCGGCGGCCGAGGCCCGCCCTGCGCCGGACCCGAACGCGCTGCGGGACTGGGCGCTTCGGCCAGGCCGTCCGGCCGAGGAGATCGCGAAGTACCACGGGCGGCTCGTCAGCGAGCATCCCGCCGTCGCCGAGCACCTTGTGCCCAATGAGCGGGGCGAGCGCGAGCAGCTCGGCGCACTCCTGGAGCGCCTCGTTCGGCGGGCGGCCGACGAGGCGCAGCGGCAGCGCATGCTCGCGCTGCTCGCGGAGGCGGAGATCACCGACCGCCACGAGCGTCTCGCCTACGTGGCGGACGCCATCGGCCGGAGCGTCACCAGCGCCGACGAACTGACCACGGACGAGATCGCCGCGGTGTGCACGCGGGTCGCGGCCTACATCGAGCAGTCCAACCCCGAAGGAATGGCAGCGTGA
- a CDS encoding cystathionine beta-synthase, which produces MRYYDTVVDLIGNTPLVRLNRVTEGIEATVLAKVEYMNPGGSVKDRIALRMVDDAEAAGLLKPGGTIVEPTSGNTGVGLALVAQQRGYRCVFVCPDKVSEDKRNVLRAYGAEVVVCPTAVAPEDPRSYYNVSNRLATEIPGAWKPDQYSNKANPRSHYETTGPELWDQTDGRITHFVTGVGTGGTISGTGRYLKDASAGRVRIIGADPEGSVYSGGTGRPYLVEGVGEDFWPDCYDRTVADEIVEVSDKASFAMTRRLAREEGLLVGGSCGMAVVAALEVARRAQPDDVIVVLLPDGGRGYLSKIFNDDWMARYGFLETSGTESTIAEALETKGGQIPPMVHLHPTETVRDAIDYMREYGVSQLPVLKAEPPVVTGEVAGSVAERELLDALFSGQAHLHDTIERHMADPLPMIGGGQPVSEAVKLLEQSDAAMVLIDGKPAGVLTRQDLLAHLAPTNP; this is translated from the coding sequence GTGCGCTACTACGACACCGTCGTCGACCTGATCGGCAACACGCCCCTGGTCCGTCTCAACCGGGTCACCGAGGGCATCGAGGCCACCGTGCTCGCCAAGGTGGAATACATGAACCCCGGCGGCTCGGTCAAGGACCGGATCGCCCTGCGGATGGTCGACGACGCGGAGGCCGCCGGTCTGCTCAAGCCCGGCGGCACCATCGTCGAACCGACCAGCGGCAACACCGGCGTCGGCCTGGCCCTGGTGGCGCAGCAGCGCGGCTACCGGTGCGTCTTCGTCTGCCCGGACAAGGTCAGCGAGGACAAGCGGAACGTGCTCCGGGCGTACGGCGCCGAGGTCGTGGTCTGCCCGACCGCGGTCGCGCCCGAGGACCCGCGCTCGTACTACAACGTCTCCAACCGGCTGGCGACCGAGATCCCCGGCGCGTGGAAGCCGGACCAGTACTCCAACAAGGCCAACCCGCGCTCCCACTACGAGACCACGGGTCCGGAGCTGTGGGATCAGACCGACGGGCGGATCACGCACTTCGTCACGGGTGTCGGCACCGGCGGCACCATCTCCGGCACCGGCCGCTACCTCAAGGACGCGTCCGCGGGGCGGGTCCGGATAATCGGTGCGGACCCGGAGGGCTCGGTCTACTCCGGCGGCACCGGCCGGCCGTACCTGGTCGAGGGCGTCGGCGAGGACTTCTGGCCGGACTGCTACGACCGCACGGTCGCGGACGAGATCGTCGAGGTCTCCGACAAGGCGTCGTTCGCGATGACTCGCCGCCTGGCACGCGAGGAGGGCCTGCTGGTCGGCGGCTCCTGCGGGATGGCCGTGGTCGCCGCGCTCGAGGTCGCCCGCCGCGCCCAGCCGGACGACGTGATCGTGGTGCTGCTGCCGGACGGCGGCCGCGGCTACCTCTCCAAGATCTTCAACGACGACTGGATGGCCCGGTACGGCTTCCTGGAGACGTCCGGCACCGAGTCGACGATCGCGGAGGCGCTGGAGACCAAGGGCGGCCAGATCCCGCCCATGGTCCACCTGCACCCGACCGAGACCGTCCGCGACGCCATCGACTACATGCGCGAGTACGGCGTCAGCCAGCTCCCCGTGCTCAAGGCCGAGCCCCCGGTCGTCACGGGCGAGGTCGCCGGCTCCGTCGCCGAGCGCGAACTGCTCGACGCGCTCTTCTCCGGCCAGGCCCACCTGCACGACACCATCGAACGCCACATGGCCGACCCGCTCCCCATGATCGGCGGCGGCCAGCCGGTCAGCGAGGCCGTCAAACTCCTCGAACAGTCCGACGCCGCCATGGTCCTGATCGACGGCAAGCCCGCCGGCGTCCTCACCCGCCAGGACCTCCTGGCCCACCTGGCACCGACAAACCCCTAA
- a CDS encoding nucleotidyl transferase AbiEii/AbiGii toxin family protein produces the protein MDPWHRRLAEIALAAAGEKHGLALAGGYAVRAHGIGERPSSDVDLFMDWQRRADFPAAVDLVIAALQQAGFTVVIDAQAETFARVIVTGAGYLGGRSDKIEMAADWRSHPPVQLDLGPVLHPDDAVANKMAALYGRAVARDFLDIHATLRSGRYTREQLLRLAVNADPGFDRIMFARALGVADQISEKTFAAYGTDGETIASLRETFAGWRRELLGGG, from the coding sequence ATGGACCCATGGCACCGGCGCCTCGCCGAAATCGCACTGGCCGCCGCAGGCGAGAAGCACGGACTCGCGCTGGCCGGCGGTTACGCCGTGCGCGCACATGGCATCGGCGAACGCCCGAGCAGTGACGTCGACCTCTTCATGGATTGGCAGCGTCGGGCCGACTTCCCGGCCGCGGTGGATCTCGTCATCGCAGCGCTGCAGCAAGCGGGATTCACCGTGGTCATAGATGCACAGGCGGAGACATTCGCGCGCGTAATCGTCACCGGCGCCGGCTATCTGGGTGGCCGATCGGACAAGATCGAGATGGCCGCGGACTGGCGATCTCACCCACCCGTGCAACTGGACCTCGGTCCGGTTCTGCATCCGGACGACGCCGTCGCCAACAAGATGGCGGCACTCTACGGTCGCGCGGTCGCACGAGACTTCCTCGACATCCATGCGACCCTCCGCAGCGGTCGCTACACGCGTGAACAACTGCTTCGCCTGGCGGTGAACGCAGATCCCGGCTTTGACCGGATCATGTTCGCGCGAGCGCTCGGCGTGGCGGATCAGATCAGCGAGAAGACGTTCGCCGCCTACGGCACCGATGGCGAGACGATCGCCTCGCTGCGGGAGACGTTCGCCGGTTGGCGGCGGGAGTTGCTGGGTGGTGGGTGA
- a CDS encoding GNAT family N-acetyltransferase yields the protein MTVVIREATDGDLAAIGALHLASRMTAYAEIISAEALADTTPDAMAEWWRERYRWERDTHRFMVAEDGGTVAGFTYAGPDETPDAAILHAIHVAPGRIGSGLGRRLLADVQDWFASQPAWTSASLWVLEGNARARGFYEHHGWRFDGTTTVDAIGTAMVPMVRYRRSWSHPPVTAGQRETTPSSTVRGCWQGEGT from the coding sequence ATGACCGTGGTGATCAGAGAAGCGACGGACGGGGACCTCGCGGCGATCGGCGCGCTGCATCTCGCCTCCCGGATGACGGCCTACGCCGAGATCATCTCCGCCGAGGCGCTCGCGGACACCACGCCGGACGCGATGGCCGAGTGGTGGCGGGAACGGTACCGATGGGAGCGGGACACGCACCGGTTCATGGTCGCGGAGGACGGCGGCACGGTCGCGGGCTTCACCTACGCCGGCCCCGACGAGACGCCGGACGCCGCGATCCTGCACGCGATCCACGTGGCGCCGGGCCGGATCGGGTCCGGCCTCGGCCGGCGCCTGCTGGCCGACGTGCAGGACTGGTTCGCCTCCCAGCCGGCCTGGACCAGCGCGTCGCTGTGGGTGCTGGAGGGCAACGCGCGCGCCCGCGGCTTCTACGAGCACCACGGCTGGCGGTTCGACGGGACCACCACGGTCGATGCCATCGGCACCGCGATGGTGCCGATGGTCCGTTACCGTCGATCATGGAGCCATCCCCCGGTGACGGCCGGTCAGCGGGAGACGACTCCATCATCGACGGTGCGCGGATGTTGGCAGGGCGAGGGCACGTGA
- a CDS encoding GNAT family N-acetyltransferase produces MTLAAFIGEALNEQHETAHFDSGKADLDTWLREHALTAEAHRTGRTFVWQDGGRVAAYYTIAAHLVVREDLPRSLGRGNPGQIPAVLLARLALDKTLHGQGLGGTLLADALQRIVVATDVVAARFVVVDTIDRDAHGFYLHHGFREIPGTMRLVQKISDIAAAVGH; encoded by the coding sequence GTGACGCTCGCGGCCTTCATCGGGGAAGCGCTGAACGAGCAGCATGAAACCGCACATTTCGACAGCGGCAAGGCCGACCTCGACACATGGTTGCGAGAACACGCCCTGACCGCCGAGGCTCACCGCACCGGCCGGACCTTCGTCTGGCAGGACGGCGGCCGGGTCGCCGCGTACTACACGATCGCCGCGCACCTGGTCGTGCGTGAGGACCTGCCCAGGTCGCTCGGGCGCGGAAACCCGGGCCAGATCCCGGCCGTGCTGCTGGCACGACTCGCCCTCGACAAGACGCTGCACGGCCAGGGACTCGGCGGAACCCTGCTCGCGGACGCCCTGCAACGCATCGTCGTCGCCACCGATGTGGTCGCCGCCCGCTTCGTGGTCGTCGACACGATCGATCGCGACGCCCACGGCTTCTACCTCCACCACGGCTTCCGCGAGATCCCCGGCACCATGCGCTTGGTCCAGAAGATCAGCGACATCGCCGCGGCAGTCGGACACTGA
- a CDS encoding CHAD domain-containing protein, translated as MPTNLVLQYVRAQRDTIRWTEAGARRGDAEAVHDMRVAIRRLRSTLRTFRGLWEAERAEWLRTELKWLADQLGPVRDGQVMSERLASAVEAEPAELVRGPIADRLREGLGDRIAEGRAGLRGALDGERYRVLLGRLNALVVTTNGSSSSWLRKRTRKAVRRADRMLADAVRDRRTTPGPETDTRLHDARKAYKRARYAVEVTRPAAGRPARRLAKRLTALQDVLGAHQDSAITGSVLLEAAGAATARGEETFTYGLLHARQADAGERALDALPAARHRAGKSSARSWLK; from the coding sequence ATGCCGACCAACCTGGTCCTGCAGTACGTGCGCGCACAGCGGGACACGATCCGATGGACCGAGGCCGGCGCCCGGCGCGGCGACGCCGAGGCGGTCCACGACATGCGCGTGGCGATCCGCCGGCTGCGCAGCACGCTCCGCACGTTCCGCGGCCTGTGGGAGGCCGAGCGCGCCGAGTGGCTGCGCACCGAGCTGAAGTGGCTGGCCGACCAGCTCGGCCCGGTCCGGGACGGTCAGGTCATGTCCGAGCGGCTCGCCTCCGCCGTCGAGGCCGAGCCGGCCGAGCTCGTCCGCGGCCCGATCGCCGACCGGCTGCGCGAGGGCCTCGGCGACCGCATCGCGGAGGGCCGCGCCGGTCTGCGCGGCGCGCTCGACGGCGAGCGCTACCGGGTGCTCCTGGGCCGACTGAACGCGCTGGTCGTGACCACGAACGGCAGCTCCTCGTCGTGGCTGCGCAAGCGCACCCGCAAGGCCGTGCGCCGCGCCGACCGAATGCTCGCCGACGCGGTCCGCGACCGGCGGACCACGCCCGGCCCCGAGACGGACACGCGGCTGCACGACGCACGAAAGGCCTACAAGCGCGCGCGGTACGCGGTGGAGGTCACCCGCCCCGCAGCCGGCCGCCCGGCCCGCCGGCTGGCCAAGCGGCTCACCGCGCTGCAGGACGTGCTCGGCGCCCACCAGGACTCGGCGATCACCGGCTCGGTGCTGCTCGAGGCGGCCGGCGCGGCCACGGCCCGGGGCGAGGAGACGTTCACCTACGGCCTGTTGCACGCCCGCCAGGCCGACGCGGGCGAGCGCGCGCTGGACGCGCTGCCGGCCGCCCGCCATCGGGCCGGCAAGTCTTCCGCCCGCTCCTGGCTGAAGTAA
- a CDS encoding WhiB family transcriptional regulator translates to MTTNHRTQHDPRWARRLPPFAGRRDLACDPAHAEEFFPSEDARSIAAAVRICAGCPVAAECAEWAVTTDQRYGIWGGTTAPERHAERRRRNARQRITA, encoded by the coding sequence GTGACAACGAACCACCGCACTCAGCACGACCCGCGCTGGGCACGGCGCCTCCCGCCATTCGCTGGCCGCCGGGACCTCGCCTGCGACCCGGCCCACGCCGAGGAGTTCTTCCCGTCCGAGGACGCCCGCAGCATCGCAGCCGCCGTCCGTATCTGCGCCGGATGCCCCGTCGCCGCCGAGTGCGCGGAGTGGGCCGTCACCACCGACCAGCGGTACGGCATCTGGGGCGGCACCACCGCACCCGAGCGGCACGCCGAACGCCGCCGCCGAAACGCACGCCAGCGCATCACCGCTTGA
- a CDS encoding S1C family serine protease, producing the protein MDADRIDADGEALDAYSRVVTRVAAGILPSVAALAVRTGRGTGAGSAVAFDGFLLTSAHVVAGARSGTATFADGMQSRFDVIGADPLSDLAALRAGGAVPPATLGDADRLRVGQLVVAVGNPMGLAGSVTAGVVSGLGRSIPARDGRRVRPIDDVIQTDAALNPGNSGGALAASDGTVVGINTAVAGYGLGLAVPINATTRRIIGELRSAGRVRRAWLGIASVPVPLPPPLAARLGQLHGLRVVEVVPGSPAGTAGIFLDDIIVSAGTEPTETVQTLLKLMLGPAIGTRLPLTLYRRQAMVDVITVPAELT; encoded by the coding sequence ATGGACGCCGATCGGATCGACGCAGATGGTGAAGCTCTCGACGCGTACAGCCGGGTGGTCACGCGCGTGGCCGCCGGGATCCTGCCCAGCGTGGCCGCGCTCGCGGTCCGGACCGGCCGGGGCACCGGGGCCGGCTCCGCCGTCGCGTTCGACGGCTTCCTGCTCACCAGCGCCCACGTGGTGGCCGGCGCCCGCTCCGGCACCGCCACGTTCGCCGACGGCATGCAGTCGCGCTTCGACGTGATCGGCGCCGACCCGCTCTCCGACCTGGCCGCGCTCCGGGCCGGCGGCGCGGTCCCACCGGCCACGCTCGGCGACGCGGACCGGCTGCGCGTCGGCCAGCTGGTCGTCGCGGTCGGCAACCCGATGGGCCTGGCCGGCTCCGTCACCGCCGGCGTGGTCTCCGGACTCGGCCGGTCCATCCCGGCCCGGGACGGGCGTCGCGTCCGCCCGATCGACGACGTGATCCAGACCGACGCCGCGCTCAACCCCGGCAACTCCGGCGGCGCGCTCGCAGCCTCCGACGGCACCGTGGTCGGCATCAACACCGCGGTCGCCGGCTACGGTCTGGGCCTCGCGGTCCCGATCAACGCCACCACCCGCCGGATCATCGGCGAGCTACGCTCCGCCGGCCGCGTACGCCGCGCCTGGTTGGGCATCGCCAGCGTCCCGGTGCCGCTGCCACCGCCGCTCGCCGCCCGCCTCGGCCAGCTCCACGGCCTCCGGGTCGTCGAGGTCGTCCCCGGCTCCCCCGCCGGCACCGCCGGCATCTTCCTCGACGACATCATCGTCTCCGCCGGCACCGAGCCTACCGAGACCGTCCAGACCCTGCTCAAGCTGATGCTCGGCCCGGCGATCGGCACCCGGCTCCCGCTCACGCTCTACCGCCGCCAGGCCATGGTCGATGTCATCACGGTCCCGGCCGAACTCACCTGA
- a CDS encoding helix-turn-helix domain-containing protein, which translates to MPNAPSRRRAARSPLDHSPRRLRAQRVIAGLRLSELARRAEISKGTLSELESGTRNASPETLDKIATALGCTIADLTPGRRTAA; encoded by the coding sequence ATGCCCAACGCACCTTCGCGGCGGCGAGCAGCACGCTCGCCGCTCGATCACAGCCCCCGTCGCCTCCGCGCACAGCGCGTCATCGCTGGTCTTCGTCTCTCCGAACTTGCTCGGCGAGCCGAGATCAGCAAGGGGACGCTCTCCGAGCTGGAGTCCGGCACCCGAAACGCGTCGCCGGAAACGCTCGACAAGATCGCGACGGCGCTCGGGTGCACGATCGCGGACTTGACGCCTGGCCGGCGGACGGCGGCGTGA
- a CDS encoding SGNH/GDSL hydrolase family protein, translating to MNGRTAQRIVKGAVFSAGALTGVTIASAGLLISQAERARRTIPLAEGPPPRADGVFGAKFGGKPLVMAVLGDSIAAGYGVLRTRETLGALLATGLSRRLRRPVRLHRFAVVGAITDGLRHQLEDALEVRPDLAVILIGGNDVTKRTPVAVASRQLADTVRGLRGVGAEVVVGTCPDLGTIRPIKPPLRWLARRWSRQLAEAQTIAVVEAGGRTVSLGDLLGPRFFAEPTRMFAWDHFHPSADGYAVAAAAMLPTAVAALVPSAPASTLSLDQGVHTLADAAQEAVRHAGTEVSAEQVAGRDRGPLGRWVRLRRLAVMPRQQTPDRDAPAVPLDEALSGKGDMTPQESTDGRGRDGMM from the coding sequence ATGAACGGGCGGACAGCTCAACGCATAGTCAAGGGGGCGGTGTTCTCGGCCGGTGCACTGACCGGCGTGACCATCGCATCCGCCGGCCTGCTGATCTCGCAGGCCGAGCGGGCCCGGCGGACCATACCGCTCGCCGAGGGGCCACCGCCCCGGGCGGACGGCGTCTTCGGCGCGAAGTTCGGCGGGAAGCCACTGGTCATGGCCGTGCTCGGCGACTCGATCGCGGCCGGCTACGGCGTGCTGCGCACCCGGGAGACGCTGGGCGCGCTGCTCGCCACCGGCCTCTCCCGCCGGTTGCGCCGGCCGGTCCGGCTGCACCGGTTCGCGGTGGTCGGCGCGATCACCGACGGGCTGCGGCACCAGTTGGAGGACGCGCTGGAGGTGCGGCCGGACCTGGCCGTGATCCTGATCGGCGGCAACGACGTGACCAAGCGCACGCCGGTCGCGGTCGCGTCCCGGCAGCTCGCCGACACCGTGCGAGGGCTGCGCGGGGTCGGCGCCGAGGTGGTCGTCGGCACCTGCCCGGACCTGGGCACGATCCGGCCGATCAAGCCGCCGCTGCGCTGGCTCGCCCGCCGGTGGAGCCGGCAGCTGGCCGAGGCGCAGACGATCGCGGTGGTCGAGGCCGGCGGGCGCACGGTGTCGCTCGGCGACCTGCTCGGGCCGCGCTTCTTCGCGGAGCCGACCCGGATGTTCGCGTGGGACCACTTCCACCCCTCCGCCGACGGCTACGCGGTGGCCGCCGCCGCGATGCTGCCGACCGCGGTCGCGGCGCTCGTCCCGTCCGCGCCGGCCTCGACGCTGAGTCTGGACCAGGGCGTGCACACGCTCGCGGACGCCGCGCAGGAGGCGGTCAGGCACGCGGGCACCGAGGTGTCGGCCGAACAGGTGGCCGGGCGCGACCGCGGGCCGCTGGGCCGGTGGGTGCGGCTGCGACGACTGGCCGTGATGCCGCGTCAGCAGACTCCCGATCGGGACGCGCCGGCCGTACCCTTGGACGAGGCTTTGTCGGGAAAAGGGGATATGACCCCGCAGGAGTCGACGGACGGCCGTGGCCGCGACGGCATGATGTGA